The proteins below are encoded in one region of Leishmania infantum JPCM5 genome chromosome 16:
- the CRK gene encoding putative protein kinase — MSTAGRYKHVVKLGEGTYGSVYKGTEIQTGKVVAFKRMVVTSDDEGVPGAAIREICLLKELRHDNVVDLFEVLFEPPKITMIFELCDCDLKRFMESRPKRLLDAEAEMRPILKQIFIGLEYLHSRSVVHRDMKPQNIFVNVRAPDFAALTASPSSRQDHLQPPPFSGVPTAVGGDVQSAAGSDGRPNPFAGADSVPPWEAAAAAPSNTPNQLIVKIGDFGLARVEEIPVKKYSHEVVTLWYRSPDVLMGSALYSYPVDIWSMGAIFFEMATSKVLFSGRHEDEQLLRMFWLLGSPTRETWPSMLSYPGAMERLERASRAAAERPDLRFGSEVYVQQQQQPPSSQSHSGGRAPDLLTQIAHKRFYHSLKAIQQREESARSSSNTYQLPVELWFDRPLFGEYMSATGFDSCVTAEGVNLLRQCLLYEPNHRITAAAAVRHAYLHAVSVPTAGALDVLMTSLLQTMEACHLL, encoded by the coding sequence ATGTCGACGGCGGGTCGGTACAAGCACGTCGTGAAGCTCGGTGAGGGCACGTACGGCAGCGTCTACAAGGGCACGGAGATTCAAACGGGCAAGGTGGTCGCGTTCAAGCGCATGGTGGTGACTAGCGATGACGAGGGCGtccccggcgccgccatccgCGAGATCTGCCTGCTGAAGGAGCTTCGGCACGACAACGTGGTAGACCTCTTTGAGGTTCTCTTCGAACCGCCCAAGATCACCATGATCTTTGAGCTGTGCGACTGCGACCTGAAGCGTTTCATGGAGTCGAGGCCGAAGCGCTTGCTGGATgccgaggcggagatgcGGCCCATTCTGAAGCAGATCTTCATCGGGCTCGAGTATCTGCACAGTCGTAGCGTGGTGCATCGCGACATGAAGCCGCAGAACATTTTCGTAAACGTGCGCGCGCCAGACTTTGCGGCGTTGACGGCCTCTCCATCCTCTCGCCAAGATCACCTGCAGCCACCCCCATTCAGCGGCGTCCCGACCGCTGTTGGCGGAGACGTGCAGTCGGCCGCAGGGAGCGATGGGCGTCCAAACCCGTTTGCCGGAGCGGACAGCGTCCCGCCgtgggaggcggcggcggcggcaccgagTAACACACCAAACCAGCTCATTGTGAAGATTGGCGACTTTGGTCTGGCGCGTGTAGAGGAGATCCCGGTGAAGAAGTATTCGCACGAGGTGGTGACGCTGTGGTACCGCAGCCCTGATGTACTGATGGGATCGGCGCTGTACTCCTATCCAGTCGACATATGGTCCATGGGAGCCATCTTTTTCGAAATGGCAACAAGCAAGGTGCTTTTTAGCGGACGCCACGAGGACGAGCAGCTACTGCGCATGTTCTGGCTGTTAGGCTCACCGACGCGAGAGACGTGGCCGTCCATGCTCTCCTACCCCGGAGCGATGGAGCGGCTCGAGCGTGCatcgcgcgcggcagcggagcggcCCGACTTGCGTTTCGGCAGCGAAGTgtacgtgcagcagcagcagcagccgccctcctcgcaGTCCCACAGCGGAGGCCGTGCTCCAGACCTTCTCACACAGATTGCGCACAAGCGCTTCTACCACAGCTTGAAGGCCATTCagcagcgagaggagagcgcTCGCAGCTCATCCAACACGTACCAACTTCCCGTCGAGCTGTGGTTTGACCGCCCGCTGTTCGGCGAGTACATGTCCGCCACTGGCTTTGATAGTTGCGTGACGGCAGAGGGAGTGAACCTTCTGCGCCAGTGCCTCCTGTATGAGCCGAATCATCGcatcacggcagccgcggcggtcCGCCACGCGTACCTGCACGCCGTGTCCGTCCCCAC